The proteins below are encoded in one region of Nakamurella deserti:
- the dnaN gene encoding DNA polymerase III subunit beta, which produces MKFRVAREDLADAVAWVAKSLPARPPVPVLGGILLTVDESTLTVAGFDYEVSTRAEVSVDADTGGRVLVSGRLLAEIARALPSGKPVDIAVDGSRVTIVGGSARFSLPTMPVEDYPALPEMPSSSGTIDGADFAEAVSQTAISAGRDETLPMLTGVRVEIEGDKLTLAATDRFRLAVRELSWLPSTPQISTAVLVPARTLAEAAKTLGGSHAVPVTLALGDGLLGLESGGRRTTVRLLDVEFVKYRSLLPTSHTTTVEVPVSTITEAIKRVALVTDRGHHLRLQVTDGALTLTAGGDDEGRAEEQLQVDADGAELLIAFNPTYLLDGLSVLRTERVKLAFTTPARPALLLPVMQDDRSEGGAADGDSTPAETPYRYLVMPARLPG; this is translated from the coding sequence ATGAAGTTTCGGGTCGCGCGCGAAGACCTCGCCGACGCTGTGGCCTGGGTCGCCAAGAGCCTCCCGGCCCGCCCGCCGGTGCCGGTCCTCGGTGGCATCCTGCTGACCGTCGACGAATCGACCCTCACCGTCGCGGGTTTCGACTACGAGGTCTCCACCCGTGCCGAGGTCAGCGTCGACGCCGACACGGGCGGCCGCGTGCTGGTGTCCGGTCGGCTCCTCGCCGAGATCGCCCGGGCGTTGCCGTCCGGAAAGCCGGTGGACATCGCGGTGGACGGTTCGCGGGTGACCATCGTCGGCGGCTCGGCACGCTTCAGCCTGCCGACGATGCCCGTCGAGGACTACCCGGCCCTGCCCGAGATGCCCAGCTCGTCGGGGACCATCGACGGCGCCGACTTCGCCGAGGCCGTCAGCCAGACCGCCATCTCCGCCGGTCGCGACGAGACGCTCCCGATGTTGACCGGCGTCCGCGTCGAGATCGAAGGCGACAAGCTCACGCTCGCCGCGACCGACCGGTTCCGGCTCGCCGTCCGCGAACTCTCCTGGCTGCCGTCCACCCCGCAGATCTCCACCGCGGTCCTCGTTCCCGCCCGCACGCTGGCCGAAGCGGCCAAGACCCTCGGCGGCTCCCACGCCGTACCGGTCACGCTGGCCCTCGGCGACGGGCTGCTCGGCCTCGAATCGGGCGGCCGTCGCACGACCGTGCGCCTGCTCGACGTCGAATTCGTCAAGTACCGCTCGCTGCTGCCGACCAGCCACACCACGACCGTCGAGGTCCCGGTGTCCACCATCACCGAGGCGATCAAGCGCGTGGCGCTCGTCACCGACCGCGGCCACCACCTCCGGCTGCAGGTCACCGACGGCGCGCTCACCCTCACCGCCGGTGGTGACGACGAAGGCCGCGCCGAGGAGCAGCTGCAGGTCGATGCGGACGGTGCCGAACTGCTGATCGCCTTCAACCCGACCTACCTGCTCGACGGGCTGTCCGTGCTGCGCACCGAGCGGGTCAAGTTGGCGTTCACGACACCCGCCCGCCCCGCGCTGTTGCTGCCGGTCATGCAGGATGACCGGAGCGAGGGGGGCGCCGCCGACGGTGACAGCACCCCGGCGGAGACTCCGTACCGCTACCTCGTGATGCCGGCCCGGTTGCCCGGCTGA
- the gnd gene encoding phosphogluconate dehydrogenase (NAD(+)-dependent, decarboxylating), with amino-acid sequence MQIGLIGLGKMGGNMAERLRAGGHEVIGYDRDPNSARTVASLQELVAALDAPRAVWVMVPSGAPTRATIGDLAEVLSEGDLIIDGGNSRYTDDQLHGAMLEKKGIQYLDVGVSGGIWGITEGYALMVGGTADAVAQVQPVFDTLKPVGAGGFVHAGPVGAGHFVKMVHNGIEYGMMQAYGEGYELLQAVDLVPDPDAVMASWQQGTVIKSWLLDLLVRALAADPGLEDIRGYAQDSGEGRWTIEAAIENAVPLPVITAALFARFSSRQTESPAMKVVAALRNQFGGHAVGKEGSSDAVPVS; translated from the coding sequence ATGCAGATCGGCTTGATCGGACTCGGCAAGATGGGCGGCAACATGGCCGAGCGGCTGCGCGCCGGCGGCCACGAGGTGATCGGCTACGACCGGGACCCGAACTCCGCGCGCACCGTCGCCTCCCTGCAGGAGCTGGTCGCCGCCCTCGACGCACCCCGTGCCGTCTGGGTGATGGTGCCGTCCGGCGCGCCCACCCGCGCCACCATCGGTGACCTCGCCGAGGTGCTCTCCGAGGGTGACCTCATCATCGACGGCGGCAACTCCCGCTACACCGACGACCAGCTGCACGGTGCGATGCTGGAGAAGAAGGGCATCCAGTACCTCGACGTCGGCGTCTCGGGCGGCATCTGGGGCATCACTGAGGGCTACGCGCTGATGGTCGGCGGTACCGCCGACGCCGTCGCGCAGGTTCAGCCCGTGTTCGACACCCTCAAGCCGGTCGGCGCCGGTGGCTTCGTGCACGCCGGCCCCGTCGGCGCCGGACACTTCGTCAAGATGGTCCACAACGGCATCGAGTACGGGATGATGCAGGCCTACGGCGAGGGTTACGAACTGCTGCAGGCCGTCGATCTCGTCCCCGACCCCGACGCCGTGATGGCCTCCTGGCAGCAGGGAACCGTCATCAAGTCGTGGCTGCTGGACCTGCTGGTCCGTGCGCTCGCCGCCGACCCCGGCCTCGAGGACATCCGTGGCTACGCCCAGGACTCCGGCGAAGGCCGCTGGACCATCGAAGCGGCCATCGAGAACGCCGTCCCGCTGCCGGTGATCACCGCGGCGCTGTTCGCCCGCTTCTCCTCGCGGCAGACCGAGTCGCCCGCCATGAAGGTGGTGGCGGCGCTGCGGAACCAGTTCGGCGGGCATGCGGTGGGCAAGGAAGGGTCGTCGGACGCTGTTCCGGTGTCGTGA
- the recF gene encoding DNA replication/repair protein RecF (All proteins in this family for which functions are known are DNA-binding proteins that assist the filamentation of RecA onto DNA for the initiation of recombination or recombinational repair.), with protein MYVRHLALLEYRSWAAVDVPLSPGVNVIVGRNGVGKTNLVEALGYLATQSSHRVSGDQPLVRRGAGQAVVRGAVVHDGRELLLELEINPGKANRARLNRAPATRTRDLLGILRTVLFAPEDLAIVRGDPSERRQFMDELLVMRTPRYAGVKADYDRALKQRNSLLKSAGARRRSGGPDLSVLEVWDEALADFGSQLLAGRMAMVGALRPYMVAAYADVAPESEPAGMVYRTSLGDLPEDTPVEELRVAYLDEIARRRGNELDRGITLVGPHRDELELLLGPGPAKGYASHGESWSMALALRLGAFGLLRADGIAPVLVLDDVFAELDSSRRASLARWVAGADQVVITAAVGADVPAALVGRQLLVENGSITEVDTGSTPAGSDEQDGHEQPTADPGTPA; from the coding sequence GTGTATGTGAGGCACCTGGCTCTGTTGGAGTACCGGTCGTGGGCGGCGGTGGACGTGCCGTTGTCGCCGGGGGTCAACGTGATCGTCGGGCGCAACGGGGTGGGCAAGACCAACCTGGTGGAAGCGCTCGGGTACCTGGCGACGCAGTCGTCACACCGGGTCAGCGGAGATCAACCCCTGGTCCGGCGGGGTGCGGGGCAGGCGGTCGTCCGCGGAGCCGTCGTCCACGACGGGCGTGAACTGCTGCTCGAGCTCGAGATCAATCCCGGCAAGGCGAACCGGGCACGGCTGAACCGGGCACCGGCCACCCGGACGCGGGACCTGCTCGGCATCCTGCGGACCGTGCTGTTCGCACCCGAGGACCTGGCCATCGTGCGGGGGGACCCGTCGGAACGGCGGCAGTTCATGGACGAACTGCTGGTCATGCGTACGCCGCGGTACGCGGGCGTGAAAGCTGACTACGACCGGGCACTCAAGCAGCGGAACTCGCTGCTCAAGTCGGCCGGCGCCAGGCGCCGCTCCGGCGGTCCCGACCTGTCGGTGCTCGAGGTGTGGGACGAGGCTCTGGCCGACTTCGGCAGCCAGCTGCTCGCCGGCCGGATGGCGATGGTCGGTGCGCTGCGGCCGTACATGGTCGCCGCCTACGCCGACGTCGCACCCGAGTCCGAGCCCGCCGGCATGGTGTACCGCACCTCGCTCGGCGACCTGCCCGAGGACACCCCGGTCGAGGAGTTGCGCGTCGCCTACCTCGACGAGATCGCCCGCCGGCGGGGCAACGAACTCGACCGCGGCATCACGCTGGTCGGACCGCACCGCGACGAGCTCGAACTGCTGCTCGGTCCCGGGCCGGCCAAGGGCTACGCCTCCCACGGTGAGTCGTGGTCGATGGCGCTGGCGCTGCGACTCGGGGCGTTCGGGTTGCTCCGCGCCGACGGGATCGCCCCGGTCCTGGTCCTCGACGACGTCTTCGCCGAGCTGGACTCCTCGCGGCGTGCCAGTCTTGCCCGCTGGGTCGCGGGCGCCGACCAGGTCGTCATCACCGCCGCCGTCGGTGCGGACGTTCCCGCCGCCCTCGTCGGCCGCCAGCTGCTGGTCGAGAACGGCTCCATCACCGAGGTCGACACCGGCAGTACCCCGGCCGGGTCGGACGAGCAGGACGGCCACGAGCAACCGACCGCCGACCCCGGGACGCCGGCATGA
- a CDS encoding DciA family protein: MTDPDDAPVPKRGADLAREALEQARARTAARRAAEGRSSVVGRRAASNRRRWSGPGPDARDPKPFGALAQQWVKRSGSADDLAKATVLARWAEIVGDDLASHCEPLNLVDGQLIIQAESTAWATQIKLLGPTILGKVAAAVGPNVVRQIRTQGPSRPSWRFGNRHVSGRGPRDTYG; encoded by the coding sequence ATGACCGACCCCGACGACGCCCCCGTCCCGAAGCGCGGCGCCGACCTCGCCCGCGAGGCGCTCGAGCAGGCCCGTGCCCGGACCGCCGCCCGCCGCGCCGCCGAGGGCCGCTCGTCGGTGGTCGGGCGGCGAGCCGCGTCGAACCGTCGTCGCTGGTCAGGGCCCGGTCCCGACGCCCGCGACCCGAAGCCGTTCGGCGCGCTGGCCCAGCAGTGGGTGAAGCGTTCCGGCAGCGCCGACGATCTCGCCAAGGCCACCGTGCTCGCCCGCTGGGCCGAGATCGTCGGGGACGACCTCGCCTCGCACTGCGAGCCGCTCAACCTTGTCGACGGCCAGCTGATCATCCAGGCCGAGAGCACCGCGTGGGCGACGCAGATCAAACTGCTCGGACCGACCATCCTGGGCAAGGTCGCCGCCGCGGTCGGACCGAACGTCGTCCGGCAGATCCGGACGCAGGGTCCGAGTCGCCCTTCGTGGCGGTTCGGCAACCGGCACGTCTCGGGTCGGGGACCACGGGACACCTACGGATGA
- the gyrB gene encoding DNA topoisomerase (ATP-hydrolyzing) subunit B, with amino-acid sequence MATKKNEYNESSITVLEGLDAVRKRPGMYIGSTGERGLHHLVWEVVDNSVDEAMAGHADSVTVVMLPDGGVRVIDNGRGIPVGMHPTEKKPTVEVVMTILHAGGKFDSDSYAVSGGLHGVGISVVNALSYRLDVDIKVDGKLWHQQYTKSKPGKLTEVSTVPPGETGTTVTFWADPDIFETTTYNIETIARRLQEMAFLNKGLTIILRDERALGEHNEDASGEDAVPVERVFHYPGGLVDYVKHLNASRVAVHDSIIGFESKGDTMEVEIAMQWNDSYTESVHTFANTINTIEGGTHEEGFRASLTSVVNRYAQEKKLLKGTDDKLSGDDVREGLAAIISIRLREPQFEGQTKTKLGNTEAKSFVQKACNEWLAHWLESNPTDARKIITKSIASAQARAAARKARDLVRRKGALEIGGLPGKLADCRSTDPAASELYIVEGNSAGGSAKSGRDSMFQAILPIRGKIINVEKARIDRVLKNTEVQSLITALGTGIHDEFDLTKLRYHKLILMADADVDGQHIRTLLLTLIFRFMRPLVENGFVYLAQPPLFKIRWTRGEPDYVYSERERDAVMADGIKNGRKVNKDDGIQRYKGLGEMNAKELWETTMDPTNRLLMQVTLDDAATADELFSVLMGEDVESRRSFIVRNARDVRFLDF; translated from the coding sequence GTGGCGACCAAGAAGAACGAATACAACGAATCATCCATCACGGTCCTCGAAGGACTGGACGCGGTCCGCAAGCGCCCCGGTATGTACATCGGTTCCACCGGCGAGCGCGGCCTCCACCACCTCGTGTGGGAGGTCGTGGACAACTCCGTCGACGAGGCGATGGCCGGTCACGCCGACTCGGTCACCGTGGTGATGCTGCCCGACGGTGGTGTGCGGGTCATCGACAACGGCCGCGGCATCCCCGTCGGGATGCACCCGACCGAGAAGAAGCCGACCGTCGAGGTCGTCATGACCATCCTTCACGCGGGCGGCAAGTTCGACTCCGACTCGTACGCGGTCTCGGGCGGTCTGCACGGCGTCGGCATCTCGGTGGTGAACGCGCTGTCCTACCGGCTCGACGTCGACATCAAGGTGGACGGCAAGCTCTGGCACCAGCAGTACACGAAGTCCAAGCCCGGCAAGCTCACCGAGGTCTCGACCGTGCCGCCCGGCGAGACCGGCACCACCGTGACGTTCTGGGCCGATCCGGACATCTTCGAGACCACCACCTACAACATCGAGACGATCGCGCGTCGTCTGCAGGAGATGGCGTTCCTGAACAAGGGCCTCACCATCATCCTGCGGGACGAGCGTGCCCTCGGTGAGCACAACGAGGACGCCAGCGGCGAGGATGCCGTGCCCGTCGAGCGGGTGTTCCACTACCCGGGCGGCCTCGTCGACTACGTCAAGCACCTCAACGCCTCCCGGGTGGCCGTCCACGACTCGATCATCGGTTTCGAGTCCAAGGGCGACACGATGGAGGTGGAGATCGCGATGCAGTGGAACGACTCCTACACCGAGAGCGTCCACACCTTCGCCAACACCATCAACACCATCGAGGGCGGTACCCACGAGGAGGGCTTCCGCGCCTCGCTGACCTCGGTGGTCAACCGGTACGCGCAGGAGAAGAAGCTCCTCAAGGGCACCGACGACAAGCTGTCCGGCGACGACGTCCGTGAGGGTCTGGCCGCGATCATCTCCATCCGGCTGCGCGAACCGCAGTTCGAGGGCCAGACCAAGACCAAGCTCGGCAACACTGAGGCCAAGTCGTTCGTGCAGAAGGCGTGCAACGAGTGGCTGGCGCACTGGCTGGAGAGCAACCCGACCGACGCCCGCAAGATCATCACCAAGTCGATCGCCTCGGCGCAGGCCCGCGCCGCCGCGCGCAAGGCCCGTGACCTGGTCCGCCGCAAGGGTGCGCTGGAGATCGGTGGCCTGCCCGGCAAGCTCGCCGACTGCCGCTCCACCGATCCGGCCGCCTCCGAGCTCTACATCGTGGAGGGCAACTCGGCCGGCGGCAGCGCCAAGTCCGGCCGCGACTCGATGTTCCAGGCGATCCTGCCCATCCGCGGCAAGATCATCAACGTCGAGAAGGCCCGAATCGACCGCGTCCTGAAGAATACCGAGGTCCAGTCGCTCATCACCGCGCTGGGCACCGGCATCCACGACGAGTTCGACCTCACCAAGCTGCGCTACCACAAGCTGATCCTGATGGCCGACGCCGACGTCGACGGCCAGCACATCCGGACGCTGCTGCTGACGCTCATCTTCCGGTTCATGCGGCCGCTGGTGGAGAACGGCTTCGTGTACCTCGCGCAGCCGCCGTTGTTCAAGATCCGCTGGACGCGGGGCGAGCCCGACTACGTGTACTCCGAACGGGAACGCGACGCCGTGATGGCCGACGGCATCAAGAACGGCCGCAAGGTCAACAAGGACGACGGCATCCAGCGGTACAAGGGCCTCGGCGAGATGAACGCCAAGGAGCTGTGGGAGACCACGATGGATCCGACCAACCGCCTGTTGATGCAGGTCACGCTGGATGACGCCGCGACGGCGGACGAGCTGTTCAGCGTCCTCATGGGCGAGGACGTCGAGTCCCGACGGTCGTTCATCGTGCGTAACGCCCGCGACGTGCGGTTCCTCGACTTCTGA
- the gyrA gene encoding DNA gyrase subunit A produces the protein MPPEPPEHDRTEPVDIQDEMQRSFIDYAMSVIVSRALPDVRDGLKPVHRRVLYGMYDAGFRPERSHVKCSRVVGEVMGNYHPHGDSSIYDTLVRMAQPWSLRYPMVDGQGNFGSPGNDMAAAMRYTESKLTPLAMQMLMGIDENTVDMIPNYDGKTTEPTVLPSRIPNLLMNGSSGIAVGMATNIPPHNLREVAAGVIWSLQHPEATEEELLEALIERIPGPDFPTGALIVGRDGIEEAYRTGRGSIRMRAVVEVEEDAKGRTILVVTQLPYVVNPDNLVENIAQLHKDARISGIADISDESSDRVGMRIVITLKRDAIAKVVLANLYKHTQLQTSFGANMLAIVDGVPRVLRIDQMVHHYVVHQIEVITRRTQHRLDEAEKRAHILRGLVKALDALDEVIALIRASETVEVARTGLMDLLDVDEIQANAILEMQLRRLTALNRQQIIDELAALELTIADLRDILASDERKRLIIADELGEIVEKYGDDRRSKFVAYDGDVNVEDLIAVENVVVTITRTGYAKRTKTDLYRAQKRGGKGVQGAALKQDDIVAHFFVSSTHDWLLFFTNKGRVYRAKAYELPEANRNARGQHVANLLAFQPDEKIAQVIQIKNYGVSPYLVLATKGGLVKKSKLTDFDSNRSGGIVAVNLRDDDELVGAVLCGPDDDLLLISAEGQSIRFHADDDALRPMGRATSGVLGMRFNSGDELLSMDVARPGKHVLVATAGGYAKRTEMDEYPAQGRGGKGVLTVQYDRRRGKLVGALIVDIDDEIYAITTSGGVIRTTAKSVRKAKRQTMGVRLMNLTDGDQLVAIARNNDADEAVEAAVLDAESGETPAASIGSTTVVDGTVEDDATDPDAPDTDLPDTAGFEPVDVADLADVPAEEDPVEGDDA, from the coding sequence ATGCCCCCGGAACCGCCGGAGCACGACCGCACCGAGCCGGTCGACATCCAGGACGAGATGCAGCGGTCGTTCATCGACTACGCGATGAGCGTCATCGTGTCCCGGGCGCTCCCCGACGTCCGGGACGGGTTGAAGCCGGTGCACCGCCGCGTGCTGTACGGCATGTACGACGCCGGTTTCCGGCCCGAGCGGTCGCACGTCAAGTGCTCGCGCGTCGTCGGCGAGGTGATGGGCAACTACCACCCGCACGGTGACAGCTCCATCTACGACACCCTCGTCCGGATGGCGCAGCCCTGGTCGCTGCGCTACCCGATGGTCGACGGGCAGGGCAACTTCGGGTCGCCCGGCAACGACATGGCCGCCGCCATGCGGTACACCGAGTCGAAGCTGACGCCGCTGGCGATGCAGATGCTGATGGGCATCGACGAGAACACCGTCGACATGATCCCCAACTACGACGGCAAGACCACCGAGCCCACGGTGCTGCCGTCCCGCATCCCGAACCTGCTGATGAACGGCTCGTCGGGCATCGCGGTCGGCATGGCCACCAACATCCCGCCGCACAACCTGCGCGAGGTCGCGGCCGGCGTCATCTGGTCGTTGCAGCACCCGGAGGCCACCGAGGAGGAGCTTCTCGAGGCGCTCATCGAGCGCATCCCGGGGCCGGACTTCCCGACCGGTGCGCTCATCGTCGGTCGCGACGGCATCGAGGAGGCCTACCGGACCGGCCGCGGTTCGATCCGGATGCGCGCCGTGGTCGAGGTCGAGGAGGACGCCAAGGGGCGCACCATCCTCGTCGTCACGCAGCTGCCCTACGTCGTCAACCCCGACAACCTCGTCGAGAACATCGCGCAGCTGCACAAGGACGCGCGGATCTCCGGCATCGCCGACATCTCCGACGAGTCCAGCGACCGCGTCGGCATGCGGATCGTCATCACGCTCAAGCGGGACGCGATCGCCAAGGTGGTGCTGGCCAACCTCTACAAGCACACCCAGCTGCAGACGTCGTTCGGCGCCAACATGCTGGCCATCGTCGACGGCGTGCCCCGGGTGCTGCGCATCGACCAGATGGTGCACCACTACGTGGTCCACCAGATCGAGGTCATCACCCGCCGGACCCAGCACCGGTTGGACGAGGCCGAGAAGCGCGCCCACATCCTGCGCGGTCTGGTCAAGGCCCTCGACGCCCTTGACGAGGTCATCGCCCTGATCCGGGCGTCGGAGACCGTCGAGGTCGCCCGCACCGGGTTGATGGACCTGCTGGACGTCGACGAGATCCAGGCCAACGCCATCCTCGAGATGCAGCTGCGCCGGCTCACCGCGCTGAACCGGCAGCAGATCATCGACGAGTTGGCCGCACTCGAGCTGACCATCGCCGATCTGCGCGACATCCTGGCCAGCGACGAGCGCAAGCGGCTGATCATCGCCGACGAGCTCGGCGAGATCGTCGAGAAGTACGGCGACGACCGTCGCTCGAAGTTCGTCGCCTACGACGGTGACGTCAACGTCGAGGATCTGATCGCCGTCGAGAACGTCGTCGTCACCATCACCCGCACCGGCTACGCCAAGCGCACCAAGACCGACCTGTACCGGGCGCAGAAGCGCGGCGGCAAGGGCGTGCAGGGGGCGGCGCTCAAGCAGGACGACATCGTGGCCCACTTCTTCGTCAGTTCCACCCACGACTGGCTGCTGTTCTTCACCAACAAGGGCCGGGTGTACCGGGCCAAGGCCTACGAGCTGCCCGAGGCCAACCGCAACGCTCGCGGCCAGCACGTCGCGAACCTGCTGGCCTTCCAACCGGACGAGAAGATCGCCCAGGTCATCCAGATCAAGAACTACGGGGTCTCGCCGTACCTGGTGCTGGCGACCAAGGGCGGCCTGGTCAAGAAGAGCAAGCTGACCGACTTCGACTCCAACCGCAGCGGCGGCATCGTCGCGGTCAACCTGCGCGACGACGACGAGCTGGTCGGTGCCGTGCTCTGCGGGCCGGACGACGACCTGCTGCTCATCTCGGCCGAGGGTCAGTCGATCCGCTTCCACGCCGACGACGACGCCCTGCGCCCGATGGGCCGCGCGACGTCCGGGGTGCTGGGTATGCGGTTCAACTCCGGCGACGAGCTGCTGTCGATGGACGTGGCGCGACCGGGCAAGCACGTGCTGGTGGCGACCGCGGGCGGCTACGCCAAGCGCACCGAGATGGACGAGTACCCGGCGCAGGGCCGTGGCGGCAAGGGTGTGCTGACCGTTCAGTACGACCGTCGTCGTGGCAAGCTGGTGGGCGCCCTCATCGTCGACATCGACGACGAGATCTACGCGATCACCACCAGCGGCGGCGTCATCCGGACCACGGCGAAGTCGGTGCGGAAGGCGAAGCGGCAGACCATGGGAGTGCGTCTGATGAACCTGACCGACGGGGACCAGCTGGTCGCCATCGCGCGGAACAACGACGCCGACGAGGCGGTCGAGGCGGCGGTTCTCGACGCCGAGTCGGGTGAGACGCCGGCAGCGTCGATCGGTTCGACGACGGTGGTCGACGGCACGGTCGAGGACGACGCCACCGATCCGGACGCACCCGACACCGACCTGCCCGACACCGCCGGTTTCGAGCCGGTGGACGTCGCCGACCTGGCCGACGTGCCGGCCGAAGAGGATCCGGTCGAGGGGGATGACGCGTGA
- a CDS encoding DUF3566 domain-containing protein, producing MSSPEQQSKSPVTAVGPGAARGTEPAAATAASTRTEAIRRPGKRAPRITTLQLKRLDPWTTLKVSLIVSIVMFFVWMIAVGLLYVLFSSLDVVSRINAGWATVTSADSSVTPSDLITAGKVFGIAAVIGAINIVILTALATVASFVYNAAAGMAGGVELTLGERD from the coding sequence GTGAGCTCCCCGGAGCAGCAGTCGAAGTCCCCGGTGACGGCGGTCGGGCCGGGGGCCGCCCGCGGCACCGAGCCGGCTGCGGCGACGGCGGCGTCCACCCGCACGGAGGCGATCCGTCGGCCCGGTAAGCGGGCGCCGCGGATCACCACCCTGCAGCTCAAGCGGCTGGACCCGTGGACCACGCTCAAGGTGTCGCTGATCGTGTCGATCGTAATGTTCTTCGTGTGGATGATCGCGGTGGGCCTGCTGTACGTGCTGTTCAGTTCGCTGGACGTGGTCAGCCGGATCAACGCCGGTTGGGCGACGGTGACCAGCGCCGACTCGTCGGTGACGCCGTCGGACCTGATCACCGCGGGCAAGGTGTTCGGCATCGCCGCGGTCATCGGGGCGATCAACATCGTCATCCTGACGGCGTTGGCGACGGTCGCGTCGTTCGTCTACAACGCCGCGGCCGGGATGGCCGGCGGGGTCGAGCTGACCCTGGGCGAGCGCGACTGA
- a CDS encoding DLW-39 family protein: protein MKKLLVLLGLAGAGAAVAAKRKKAAEAEAALWAEATGTPRR, encoded by the coding sequence ATGAAGAAGCTCCTGGTCCTGCTGGGTCTGGCGGGCGCCGGTGCTGCCGTCGCCGCCAAGCGCAAGAAGGCCGCCGAGGCCGAGGCCGCCCTGTGGGCCGAGGCGACCGGCACCCCCCGCCGCTAG
- a CDS encoding DinB family protein, which translates to MTENITPEQADLLEILKTRRYFLRSAVEGLTDEQAALTPTVSELCVGGLIKHVSATETEWADFIVRGPIAGGGMEWSEEAVAAYGNQFRMLDGETVDGILAAYDEVAARTDALVLSEDLDKRWPLPEAPWFEKGATRSVRQVFLHVAAETAHHSGHADIIRETIDGKKSMG; encoded by the coding sequence ATGACCGAGAACATCACCCCCGAGCAGGCCGACCTGCTGGAGATCCTGAAGACCCGGCGCTACTTCCTGCGGTCCGCCGTCGAAGGGCTCACCGACGAGCAGGCCGCGCTGACCCCGACGGTCAGCGAGCTGTGCGTGGGCGGGCTGATCAAACACGTGTCGGCGACCGAGACCGAGTGGGCGGACTTCATCGTCCGCGGACCGATCGCCGGCGGCGGCATGGAATGGTCGGAGGAGGCGGTCGCCGCGTACGGCAACCAGTTCCGGATGCTGGACGGTGAGACCGTCGACGGCATTCTCGCCGCGTACGACGAGGTCGCGGCCCGGACCGACGCGCTGGTCCTGTCCGAGGACCTCGACAAGCGCTGGCCGCTGCCCGAGGCCCCGTGGTTCGAGAAGGGCGCCACCCGTTCCGTGCGCCAGGTGTTCCTGCATGTCGCCGCCGAGACCGCGCACCACTCCGGTCACGCGGACATCATCCGCGAGACCATCGACGGCAAGAAGAGCATGGGCTGA
- a CDS encoding alpha/beta family hydrolase codes for MTPGALLLTPGAGATRDNRILVALEAAVAPLPCRRIDFPYRQSGRRMPDPAPIAVAHLRSTAADLVASVGVPPDRLVLGGRSYGGRMCSMAVAEGLPAAGLILLSYPLHPPGRPEKLRVEHFPQIDVPVLFVGGEKDPFGSPDEFAQWVPQVRGRVTQVWLPGGHDPRPGTDETLIGAVRDWLATL; via the coding sequence ATGACTCCCGGCGCGCTCCTGTTGACCCCCGGCGCCGGAGCGACGCGGGACAACCGCATCCTGGTCGCGCTGGAGGCGGCCGTCGCGCCGCTGCCGTGCCGACGGATCGACTTCCCGTACCGGCAGTCGGGTCGACGGATGCCGGATCCCGCGCCCATCGCCGTGGCCCATCTGCGATCGACGGCGGCGGACCTCGTCGCCTCGGTCGGAGTGCCGCCCGATCGGTTGGTGCTCGGCGGGCGGTCGTACGGCGGCCGGATGTGCTCGATGGCCGTGGCCGAGGGACTTCCGGCGGCCGGATTGATCCTGCTCAGCTATCCCCTGCACCCCCCGGGACGGCCGGAGAAGCTGCGGGTCGAGCACTTCCCGCAGATCGACGTGCCGGTGCTGTTCGTCGGGGGCGAGAAGGATCCGTTCGGCTCGCCGGACGAGTTCGCGCAGTGGGTGCCGCAGGTCCGCGGGCGGGTGACGCAGGTCTGGCTCCCGGGCGGCCACGACCCACGACCCGGCACGGACGAGACGCTCATCGGTGCGGTCCGGGATTGGCTGGCAACCCTGTGA